The genomic stretch GCCTATGAGGTAGACCCTATTGAGCTGGTGGTTTTCCTACCACTGGAAATTACCAGGAATTATAGCAAGTATTCTTCAGATGTCCACCTAAAACTTCTGTGTTGAAAGATGGGAGTCCCCTACTGCATCATCAAGggaaaggccaggctggggtGGTCCACAGGAAAAGTTGCACCACTGTTTCCTTCACAGAGGTTAACTTGGAAGACAAGGGTGCTCTGGAAAAGATGGTGGAGGCTATTAGAAACAATTACAACTACAGATATGATGAGATCTGCCACCACTGAGGAAGCACCGTCCTGCATCCTATACTGTGGCTCACATTGCCAAACTGGAAAAGGCAAAGGCTAAAGAACTCACCACTCAACTGGGTTAAATGTACAATGCTAAGTTTTCTGTACATAAATACAATTACAAAAATAATGCTTAAGTGAAAGGCACTGAACTTAAAAGATTACAATTTGAATGCAGACTCTATTTGCATCCATAATGTTGGCATTTATCTTTGTAGGGTGAATATAGCATAAATTATGCAACTGTCAAACCTaaaatgttttctcatttttaGTATAAAAAATAGTGCTGAGTTGACCACACTGTTTTCTAAATAATTGTGGCCAATGTCAGAGGGGGTGTAATATTGCCTTTATCTGAGTTCTTGCAGACCACAGTTTCTCATTATAACCCTTTCTTCCTGGTAATGTTTCCCCTGAGATACTGTCCCTGGTCTGAATAGCTCATTCTCCtactgtcttttatttctttgcagTTTCCCAGTGTTCACAGTCACCATGATGCTACTCATAAAACACTGTTCTCCAGATAACAGGGTTTGCTGCAGCCATCCTTGCAGTGTCTCCATGGGCCTTCCTCAGTGGCAAGTATggtactttcaagaaatcatgaACCCCAAGCCCAGCATGGCCTTAGTAGGAATGTGGAGAACCTGTATCTACCACTATAACAACTACTCCGGCAATGTCCAAGTATGTCACCAATACACCTACCATGACTCCTTCATCCCTTTGGATATTCAAGTATCACAACACCTGGTTCTGGGGTCTAGCTTTTGGGGGATGATTGGGACAGCCTCTAAAATTGTTGCTCTTTGGAATTTGTACACAGAGAAGGCACAGGAGAATACCACCCACAGTTTATTTTGCCTTCCAGGGATTCTGAACATCCTTGCTAGCAGCTTTGTCTTTTTTGCTGTATTGTACAATTATTTATCCATCATATTCAAGAAAGATATTGCTTTCCCACTATCTTTCCACATGCCCTCCTTCCCAGATACCCAGAAGGCTGGAAATTCCCTGGCAGTGGCAACCCTTTCTTCATTCTTCTTTGAATTAAGTGGTACAATTTTCTTATCTTTGTCTTTTCACCTGGACACTACAGCTCATTCTAAGATGTAAAAGCAAATTACTGCTATGTTACAtagcttttaaaattcaaaattacCAGGAATTATAGCAAGTATTCTTCAGATGTCCACCTAAAACTTCTGCACTTAAAACCATGTCTAAGATGTACAAGTGGGCCACCTATTATTGTTTTATACTTTTTTGACTGGAGTATGGATTTTCATTAAGTAAAATCTTGCCCACTTGGTCTTATGaaatctaaattttatttattttttaagttaaatttttaattttttgtattagttacaatttattaactttgtatcccagctataaccccttctctcattccctcccaatcccaccctccctccctcatctcatccctgcccctctctaagtccactgataaggaaggtgctcctccccttccatcttatcctAGTTGATGAAGGTAAATAATTAAGGAATACAGTATATATGGAAATGAGTGTCATAATATATCAGCTCCTCACATCATTCATAAAGATGAAAGCATGTCTGTTTCCTATGTCATGATAAAAGCATCTCTTCACCAGATTAAATTTCTCAAACTATGTTGAAGTCAACAGATTGCTATAAGGAATCTCTCCAGTGCAGTATAAGAATCAATACTTTTAAAGACTTTCCCGTGTTCCCTTGCTTTCTCCTTCAGTCTTTTAAATCTATTTTGGCCTAAGTATTTTAAACTTGAGTTCTCTTATCCCATCCTCTCATCCCCAAATATACCAACACTATTCTGTAAAAATGACTTGTTTAAAAATTTCGTAGACTTTTAAAAGCTTAACAAGTAGTCCCTATTACAAATCCTCTCTATTTTCCATTGCTCTCCCTGCTATGTTCTA from Meriones unguiculatus strain TT.TT164.6M chromosome X, Bangor_MerUng_6.1, whole genome shotgun sequence encodes the following:
- the LOC110544141 gene encoding claudin-34-like; its protein translation is MMLLIKHCSPDNRVCCSHPCSVSMGLPQWQVWYFQEIMNPKPSMALVGMWRTCIYHYNNYSGNVQVCHQYTYHDSFIPLDIQVSQHLVLGSSFWGMIGTASKIVALWNLYTEKAQENTTHSLFCLPGILNILASSFVFFAVLYNYLSIIFKKDIAFPLSFHMPSFPDTQKAGNSLAVATLSSFFFELSGTIFLSLSFHLDTTAHSKM